Proteins from one Mycobacterium sp. SMC-2 genomic window:
- a CDS encoding cytochrome P450 — translation MTLARALARIDFTDLDNFADGFPHDLFAIHRREAPVYWHAPTDNTPDGEGFWSVATYAETLEVLKDPATYSSVTGGGRPYGGTLLQDLAIAGQVLNMMDDPRHSQIRRLVSSGLTPRMIRRVEDDLRVRARRLLDAVVPGEPFDFLVDIAAELPMQMICILLGVPESERHWLFEAIEPQFDFGGSRKASLSQLSVEEAGSRMYDYGQQLIASKRAEPTDDMLSVVANAMVDDSDAPSLSDLELYLFFSLLFSAGAETTRNAVAGGLLALANHPEQLRALRADLDALPTAVEEIVRWTSPSPSKRRTATRNVTLGGQSIEAGQKVQVWEGSANRDAGVFERADEFDIARKPNPHLGFGQGVHYCLGANLARLELRVLYEELFSRFGAVRVVRPVEWARSNRHTGIRHLVVELLEER, via the coding sequence GTGACCCTCGCCCGCGCGCTCGCGCGGATCGACTTCACCGATCTGGACAATTTCGCCGACGGATTCCCACATGACTTGTTCGCCATCCACCGGCGCGAGGCGCCGGTGTACTGGCACGCGCCGACCGACAACACCCCCGATGGCGAGGGATTCTGGTCCGTCGCTACCTACGCAGAAACCCTTGAGGTGCTGAAGGATCCGGCGACATACTCCTCGGTCACCGGCGGCGGCCGGCCGTACGGCGGCACGCTGCTGCAGGACCTGGCCATCGCCGGCCAGGTGCTCAACATGATGGACGACCCGCGGCACTCGCAGATCCGGCGGCTGGTCAGCTCCGGGCTGACACCGCGAATGATCCGGCGGGTGGAAGACGATCTACGGGTGCGCGCGCGCCGGCTGCTGGATGCGGTGGTGCCCGGCGAACCGTTCGACTTCCTGGTCGACATCGCCGCCGAGCTGCCGATGCAGATGATCTGCATATTGCTGGGAGTGCCCGAGTCCGAACGACATTGGTTGTTCGAGGCCATCGAGCCGCAGTTCGATTTCGGCGGTTCGCGCAAGGCGTCGCTCTCGCAGCTGTCAGTAGAAGAGGCCGGGTCACGAATGTACGACTACGGCCAGCAGTTGATCGCGTCGAAGCGGGCGGAGCCGACCGACGACATGTTGTCCGTCGTCGCGAACGCGATGGTCGACGACTCGGATGCGCCGTCCCTGTCGGATCTCGAGCTGTACCTGTTCTTCAGCCTGTTGTTCAGTGCCGGCGCGGAAACGACGCGCAACGCGGTCGCGGGTGGGTTGCTGGCGCTGGCCAACCATCCGGAGCAACTGAGGGCGCTGCGTGCGGATCTCGACGCGCTGCCGACCGCCGTCGAGGAGATCGTGCGGTGGACGTCGCCGTCGCCCTCCAAGCGGCGGACCGCCACGCGCAACGTCACCCTCGGTGGGCAGTCGATCGAGGCGGGACAGAAGGTCCAGGTCTGGGAGGGCTCGGCGAACCGCGACGCCGGCGTATTCGAGCGCGCCGATGAGTTCGATATCGCTCGAAAGCCCAATCCGCACTTGGGTTTCGGTCAGGGTGTGCACTACTGCCTGGGAGCCAATCTGGCCCGGTTGGAACTGCGGGTGCTCTACGAGGAGCTGTTCTCCCGGTTCGGTGCGGTGCGCGTCGTCCGGCCGGTCGAGTGGGCTCGCAGCAATCGGCATACCGGCATTCGGCACCTGGTTGTGGAACTCCTCGAGGAGCGGTGA
- a CDS encoding tellurite resistance/C4-dicarboxylate transporter family protein, whose product MTIRRAEVEPTPDVFAAVMATGILSIAAHNHGYGWISDTLGVIATLGLVLLVALVIATAVGRRPTVRWDLTDPDVTLRLFTFVAACAVIDTRLSSNVWVLRVLGAVGLCSWLALIVLSARNMLARRWTALRDHAHGAWELGSVGTSGLAIVIAGAAFHTGHRWWLAVAVIVWLAAIFIYGLMTWLILWRVVNERQDRDGFEPDTWILMGGMAIATLAGDNIHPLAPAWLAGPVRIVTVVTWVTATLWIPPLIYFVLHRIRRRPSMLHFAGVWWAFVFPLGMYSAASYAMAAEIGQRSLLTVSLVFFWDALAAWLVVVVAGLLLLGRALLAPADRDAGRP is encoded by the coding sequence GTGACGATCCGACGCGCCGAGGTCGAGCCCACACCGGACGTCTTCGCCGCGGTGATGGCAACCGGAATCCTGTCGATCGCCGCGCACAATCACGGCTACGGGTGGATCAGTGACACGCTGGGCGTCATCGCCACTCTCGGCCTGGTGTTGCTGGTGGCCCTGGTGATCGCGACGGCCGTCGGCAGGCGCCCGACGGTGCGCTGGGACCTGACGGATCCCGATGTCACCCTTCGGCTGTTCACCTTCGTCGCCGCCTGCGCGGTGATCGACACCCGTCTGTCGTCGAATGTCTGGGTGCTGCGGGTGCTCGGCGCGGTGGGCCTGTGCTCCTGGCTGGCGCTGATCGTGCTCAGCGCGCGGAATATGTTGGCGCGCCGGTGGACTGCGCTGCGCGACCATGCCCACGGGGCGTGGGAACTGGGCAGCGTGGGAACGTCCGGATTGGCGATCGTGATCGCCGGGGCGGCCTTCCACACCGGTCATCGCTGGTGGCTGGCCGTGGCCGTGATCGTGTGGCTGGCGGCGATCTTCATCTACGGGCTGATGACCTGGCTGATCCTCTGGCGGGTCGTCAACGAGCGACAGGACCGCGACGGATTCGAACCGGACACCTGGATCCTGATGGGCGGCATGGCGATCGCGACGCTGGCCGGTGACAACATCCACCCCCTGGCACCCGCCTGGCTGGCCGGACCGGTGCGCATCGTCACCGTCGTGACATGGGTGACGGCCACCCTCTGGATACCTCCACTGATTTACTTCGTCCTGCACCGGATCAGGCGGCGCCCCAGCATGCTGCACTTTGCCGGTGTGTGGTGGGCGTTCGTGTTCCCGCTCGGCATGTACTCCGCTGCCAGCTACGCGATGGCGGCCGAGATCGGCCAGCGCTCATTGCTCACGGTTTCGCTGGTCTTCTTCTGGGATGCGTTGGCGGCCTGGCTCGTTGTGGTCGTCGCCGGGCTGCTGCTCCTCGGTCGCGCGCTGCTAGCGCCCGCCGATCGAGATGCCGGCCGCCCGTAG
- a CDS encoding TetR/AcrR family transcriptional regulator produces MTAAVTPKGERRRYALVSAAAELLAEGGFEAVRHRAVARRAGLPLASTTYYFSSLDDLIARAVEHIAMIEVAQLRSRVAALSRRRRGPETIAEVLVDLLVGDVSSPGLSDQLISRYERHIACTRLPALRETMRRSLRQRAEAVAEAIERSGRTVHIELVCTLICAVDGCVVSALVEGRDPRAAALGTVVDLIDVLAPIDQRPVRSAGSDGVTMYPVAKSP; encoded by the coding sequence GTGACGGCAGCAGTCACTCCCAAGGGAGAACGTCGACGGTATGCGCTCGTGAGCGCCGCCGCCGAGCTGCTTGCCGAAGGCGGCTTCGAAGCGGTGCGTCACCGCGCGGTCGCCCGGCGCGCCGGGCTGCCGTTGGCGTCTACCACGTATTACTTCTCGTCCCTTGACGATTTGATCGCACGCGCCGTCGAACACATCGCGATGATCGAGGTGGCGCAGTTGCGGTCGCGGGTTGCGGCCCTTTCCCGCCGGCGGCGCGGACCCGAAACCATCGCCGAGGTTCTCGTCGACCTGCTTGTCGGAGATGTGTCCAGCCCGGGACTCAGCGACCAGTTGATATCGCGTTACGAGCGACACATTGCATGCACCCGGTTGCCCGCGTTGCGCGAAACCATGCGTCGCAGCCTGCGGCAGCGCGCCGAGGCCGTGGCCGAAGCCATCGAGCGATCGGGCCGCACGGTGCACATCGAGCTGGTGTGCACGTTGATCTGCGCGGTCGACGGTTGTGTGGTGTCCGCCCTGGTCGAGGGCCGCGATCCGCGCGCGGCCGCGCTGGGGACGGTGGTCGATCTCATCGACGTGCTCGCGCCGATCGATCAGCGGCCCGTGCGGTCGGCGGGTAGTGACGGCGTCACGATGTATCCGGTGGCGAAGTCGCCGTAA
- the purB gene encoding adenylosuccinate lyase yields MSIPNVLATRYASAEMVAIWSPEAKVVAERRLWLAVLRAQAELGVDVPQDAIADYERVLEDVDLASIADRERVLRHDVKARIEEFNALAGHEHVHKGMTSRDLTENVEQLQVRRSLELVFSHGIAVVARLAERAVAYRDLVMAGRSHNVAAQATTLGKRFASAAQEMVIALTRLRELIDRYPLRGIKGPMGTAQDMLDLLDGDAAKLAELERRVAEFLGFASVLTSVGQVYPRSLDHDVLSALVQLGAGPSSMAHTIRLMAGHELVTEGFAPGQVGSSAMPHKMNTRSCERVNGLQVVLRGYASMAAELAGAQWNEGDVFCSVVRRVALPDSFFAIDGQIETFLTVLDEFGAYPAVIARELDRYLPFLATTKVLIAAVRAGMGREAAHHVIREHAVATALAMREHGAEPDLLDRLAADERLPLDRAALDAALADKKAFIGAAGDQVDTVTAMVDALVSRYPDAAKYAPGAIL; encoded by the coding sequence GTGAGCATTCCGAACGTCCTGGCCACCCGGTACGCCAGCGCGGAAATGGTCGCGATCTGGTCGCCGGAGGCCAAGGTGGTCGCGGAGCGCCGACTGTGGCTGGCGGTGCTGCGGGCACAGGCGGAACTGGGGGTGGACGTTCCGCAGGACGCCATCGCCGACTACGAGCGGGTGCTCGAGGACGTCGATTTGGCCTCGATCGCGGATCGCGAACGGGTGCTGCGCCACGACGTCAAGGCGCGCATCGAAGAGTTCAACGCGCTGGCCGGCCACGAGCACGTGCACAAGGGGATGACCAGCCGGGATCTGACCGAGAACGTGGAGCAGCTGCAGGTCCGGCGGTCCCTGGAATTGGTCTTCTCGCATGGCATCGCGGTGGTGGCGCGGCTTGCCGAGCGGGCGGTGGCCTACCGCGATCTGGTGATGGCCGGACGCAGCCACAACGTCGCCGCGCAGGCCACCACGCTGGGCAAGCGGTTCGCTTCCGCCGCGCAGGAGATGGTGATTGCGCTGACCCGGCTGCGCGAACTGATCGATCGCTACCCGCTGCGCGGCATCAAGGGCCCGATGGGCACCGCCCAGGACATGCTGGACCTGCTGGACGGTGACGCGGCCAAACTGGCCGAACTCGAGCGGCGTGTGGCCGAATTTCTCGGCTTCGCAAGCGTTTTGACCAGCGTCGGGCAGGTCTATCCCCGTTCGCTGGACCACGACGTACTCTCGGCTCTGGTGCAGCTCGGTGCCGGGCCGTCATCGATGGCGCATACCATTCGGCTGATGGCCGGGCACGAGCTCGTCACCGAGGGCTTCGCGCCGGGCCAAGTCGGCTCGTCGGCGATGCCGCACAAGATGAACACCCGCAGCTGTGAGCGGGTCAACGGGCTGCAGGTGGTGCTGCGCGGCTACGCCTCGATGGCCGCCGAACTGGCGGGTGCGCAGTGGAACGAGGGCGACGTATTCTGCTCGGTGGTACGCCGAGTTGCGTTGCCGGACAGCTTCTTTGCCATCGATGGGCAGATCGAGACGTTTTTGACCGTGCTCGACGAGTTCGGCGCCTACCCCGCGGTGATCGCCCGCGAGCTCGATCGCTACTTGCCGTTCCTGGCCACCACCAAGGTGCTCATCGCCGCGGTCCGCGCGGGGATGGGGCGCGAGGCCGCGCACCACGTGATCCGCGAACACGCGGTCGCGACGGCCCTGGCCATGCGGGAACACGGCGCCGAGCCCGACCTGCTGGACCGGTTGGCCGCCGACGAGCGGCTGCCACTGGACCGGGCGGCGCTGGACGCCGCGCTGGCCGACAAAAAGGCGTTCATCGGCGCCGCCGGCGACCAGGTGGACACGGTGACCGCGATGGTGGACGCGTTGGTGAGCCGCTACCCGGATGCCGCGAAGTACGCCCCGGGTGCGATCCTGTGA
- a CDS encoding DUF429 domain-containing protein — protein MYFAGVDLAWAGRNPTGVAVVDAAGRLVHVGAAGDDADVLAALSPYVQGDCLVAFDAPLVVTNPTGQRPAEAALGRDFRRYEAGAHPANTAKPEFADGPRAARLARAMGLDMDPRSPARRRAIEVYPHPATVVLFRLARTLKYKAKPGRGVDQLKSELLLLMDGIERLAQAAVPLHVMDHEDWVRLRKRVTTARRKSELRSAEDPVDAVVCAYVALYAQRRPGDVTIYGDFATGYIVTPSLPADRTGR, from the coding sequence ATGTACTTTGCCGGCGTCGATCTGGCCTGGGCCGGGCGCAACCCCACCGGGGTGGCGGTCGTCGACGCCGCGGGCCGCCTCGTGCACGTTGGCGCCGCCGGCGACGACGCCGACGTGCTCGCCGCGTTGTCGCCGTACGTCCAGGGGGATTGCCTGGTCGCCTTCGACGCGCCGCTGGTGGTGACTAACCCGACCGGCCAGCGCCCCGCCGAAGCCGCGCTGGGCCGCGACTTCCGCAGGTACGAAGCGGGAGCGCATCCGGCCAACACCGCGAAACCGGAGTTCGCCGACGGGCCGCGCGCGGCGCGATTGGCGCGGGCGATGGGCCTCGACATGGACCCGCGCTCACCGGCTCGGCGCCGCGCGATCGAGGTCTACCCGCATCCGGCGACTGTGGTGCTGTTCCGGCTGGCGCGAACGCTCAAGTACAAGGCCAAGCCCGGCCGAGGCGTCGACCAGCTCAAATCCGAGCTGCTCCTGCTGATGGACGGCATCGAGAGGCTCGCGCAGGCCGCGGTGCCCTTACACGTGATGGATCATGAGGATTGGGTTCGGCTGCGCAAGCGCGTCACCACCGCCCGGCGCAAGAGCGAGCTGCGCAGCGCCGAGGATCCCGTCGACGCCGTCGTATGCGCCTATGTGGCGTTGTACGCGCAGCGCCGCCCGGGGGACGTAACGATTTACGGCGACTTCGCCACCGGATACATCGTGACGCCGTCACTACCCGCCGACCGCACGGGCCGCTGA